Genomic DNA from Leucobacter triazinivorans:
GTGGGCTTCCTCATGACCCCCTGGTGGAAGTAGCCGCTCGACGCAGGCCCCGCCGACCCGCGGTTGCCGCCCGCTCTGCCGCGAATCACACCGGTGTAGTTCCTTCCCCAGCTGGGGAGAAGCATGTGGATAACTGACGAAAGCCCCGGCATTGCCGGGGCTTTCGTCATCCTGCACGAGCGAAGCGAGTCGCGGGATCCGCACTGAGATCCTGTGATCGGCGCCGCAGGATGACGCGCGCACAGGCGACCAACCGCACCCTCACGCTCCGCGGCGCCGGGAGACGCGCGTGCGTCAGATGATCGACGGCAGCACGACGAAGTAGGAGAAGCTGCGCCCGACCAGCACCGCGCCGAGCCCCACGAGGCCAATGAGCCTCCGGGTGCTGCGCCGCGGACCCCGTGTGGCCAGCAGCAGCCACATCGTGATCGCACCGACCACCATTCCGCCGAGGTGCGCCTGCCACGAGATGTTCGCCCCGGGGATGAGCCCGATCCCGAAGTTGATCGCGATGAGCACCGCGAGCGAAGTGATGTTGACTCGCGCCGCCTTGTAGGCGACGAGGGTTGCCGCCAGCACGCCGAAGATCGCGCCGGATGCCCCGACCGTGGGAGTGAGCACGCTCGCCGGTTCCGCGTACCCCCAGAACATCACGCCCAGCGAACCGCCGACGCCAGCGAAGAGGTACAGCGTGAGAAACGCCGCCCGACCGATCATCTGCTCGAGGTTGCGGCCGAAAAGCCACAGCGCGTACATGTTGAACAGGATGTGGAACAGGAAGCCCGTGGAGTGGGTGAACATCGAGGTGACCATGCGCCAGGGCTCGAAGTCGAGACCCGGCGGGAGCACCGACCCCGGGAGCGAATAGAGCGGGGCATACCAGAGCGTACGCGTCACCTCGTCAGCGCCGAAGTAGTGGCTGAGCGTCTGCGCGACGAACACGATCCCGCAGAGGATCATGATGCCGTAGGTGATGGGGGTGTCGAGGGCGGCGATGCGCCGGCCCGTCACCCGCGCCGAGCGGCCCGCACGCTGAGCCGCGCCCGGCTGCGTCTGCTTGACGCACTCCGAGCACAGCACGCCGACGGCCGACACCACCTGGCAGTCGGGGCAGATGGTGCGGCCGCAGCGCTGGCACAGCGTGAAACTGTGCACCTGGGGGTGGCGATAGCAGACGTCGTCGGGCCCGTACTCGACGCGCTCGCCGAACGCCGGCCCCGGTCCGTTCGCCACCGGGAGCCTACGCCTCGACGACGTCGACGCCGGAGATCACCACATCGTCGACGGGGCGATCCATGGCACCGGTCTGCACGGCCGAGATCGCGTCGACGACCGCCTTCGACGCGTCGTCCGCGACCACGCCGAAGATCGTGTGCTTGCCGTTGAGCCAGTCGGGGGCGGTGGTGGTGATGAAGAACTGAGAGCCGTTGGTGCCCGCGAGGCGGCCCGTCATGTCGGGGCGCTTGCCCGCATTGGCCATCGCCAGCTGGTAGGGCTCGGAGAAGACCAGCTCCGGGTGGATCTCGTCGTCGAAGGTGTAGCCCGGCCCGCCGGTTCCCGTGCCGGTGGGGTCGCCGCCCTGGATCATGAAGTTCGGGATGATGCGGTGGAAGATCACGCCGTCGTAGAAGCCCTTCGCTGCGAGATCGACGAAGTTCTTGACGGTCTTGGGCGCGTGGTTGCCGAAGAGGTTCAGCACGATGTCGCCATGATTGGTGTGGATGGTGGCTACCGAGGTGTGGATGCTCATGGGGACCAGTCTAGGCCGGGCTTCTGACGCGATCGCTGCACGCGAACCCGTGGCGGGGATACTACCAGGCTGTGAATCGCTCGCAACGGGTGCGGCACGGTCGCCGTGCCCGCAACGGTTCGGTGTAGCGTGGAGGTACGAGTGATGTCGCTCAGAGCATTGTCTCGCCGAGCTAGGAGGACAGGGTATGAAACTCTCACGCAAGCGCCGCCGCGAACTCCGCCGGCTGCGGAACGAAGCACAGGAGCTGCTCGATCAGCAGCGCGTCGTCCTCGGACACGCCGGCGACGTGCTGCAGCAGGCCGGGCGTCAGGCCCGACGCTTGAGCGACGAGCACCTCGCCCCGCGGGTCGACGAGACCCTCGAGGCCGTGCGGCCCGCCGTCGATCGCGGTGTGGCTTCGGCGCGACGCGCCGCCGACGGCGTGCGCCGCGTCACCGCGCCGCTCGTCGCGAGCGCGCTCGCCCGCACGATCCGCACGCTCGACGAGCTCGACAACAAGGACGCCGCGAAGCAGGTGCGCGGCTTCGGCGAGCGTACGGGATACCTGAAGCCCGAGAAAAAGGGCATCGGCGGCGTCATCGCCCTCGGGCTCGGGATCGCCGCGGCGGCGGGCGTCGGCTACGCCCTCTGGCAGGCGTTCCGCACCGACGACGAGCTCTGGGTGGCCCCCGAGAACTGATCTCCGTGCTCGGCCGACGGAGCGAACCCTCCGCCGGCCGAGCGAGCGCCGGCCCCGGTCATCCTGCGCGAGCGGAGCGAGTCGCAGGATCCACCACCGTGCTGGATCCTGCGACTGCGCTCGCTCCGCGAGGGACGACGGAGGAGGGCCTGGATCCCGACGCCTCACCGCCGGGTCGGCGCAGCGCGGCTACTTCCGCGGCTTGGCCTGCTTGTTCCCGGGTTTGCCGTTCTGACGATTCTGCGGGCGGCGACCGCTGATCCCGGCCATCCGCATCCCGGTCTGCACGAGCGAAAGAGTGCGCAACGACCGGATCTCTCGGATGGGCACCCAGCGCGCCTCGTCGGAGGACCCGCCCACCTCGTGGCGCAGCGGCCCCTCCTTGACAGTGGCGCGGTAGACGATCCTGATCGTGTGCAGTTCCGGATCCCGACCCTCCGGCGCCTCCTCGCGCACCATCACGCGCGAATCGACCCCGAGCAGTTTCCCCACGCGCGCCTCGAGACCGGTCTCTTCGAGCACCTCGCGCACCACCGCGTCGCGCGGATCCTCGCCGCCCTCGATCCCGCCGCCGGGGAGCGTCCACCCGTGCAGATGGCCGCGGCGCCAGTGCGTGAGCAGGATCCTGCCCCGCCGCTCCACCACCGCGTACGCGGCCACCCTCAGGTCCATGCTACGAGCCTAGCCTGTCGCGCTCGAGCCACGATCCATCTCGGCGGCACCGCCGGCGCGCACGATTCCGTCGACCCGCGCCCCGGCCTGCCACCCCAGCAGCCAGCGCTCGAGACGCGCGTACGCCTCGCGGCGCGACGCCTCGCGCGAGAGGAAGACGTCGTGCAGTGCGCCGTCGATCCGCTCCACGGTCACGGCGGACCCGAGGCGCAGCGCGGCCTTCGCCACCTCATCGACTTCGAGCACGGTGTCCGCGCGCGTCAGGTCGTCGCTCCACCTCACCGGGAGCGCGAAGCGCGCCGAGAGCAGCACCTCGATCGGAGCATCGATGCCGAGCCCCCGGTTCACGCGCGCGTGTCCGTCGAGGATCGCCCGCAGCCATCCGTGCATCACCGCGTGGGTGCGCTCCGGCCGCCACGCGGAATCGACGAGCGCAAGATCGCCCTGCGGGCCGACCTCGCGCTGCGCCCGCGTGTAGAAGCCGTAGTCGAGCTGGGGCGCGACCTCGCGGGGGTTGAACCGCGCCCCCAGGTTGATGAGCGGCATGAGCACCTGCCTGCCCGTGCTCGCCAGCTGGAACTCGAGCCACGGGCTGTTGAGTACGAGCGCATCGGCGCGCCCCGGGTGCGCTCCCGCCCACAGGCTCAGCACGAGTCCCCCGGTCGAGTGACCGAGCAGCACGAGGCGCCGCGGCTCCGCGGACCGGTCCTCCGCCATCACCGCGAGCGCGCGGTCGATCTCCTCGTGGTAATCGTCGAGATCCTCGATGTACCCCGCGGTCTGCCCCTCGCGCAGACTGCGCCCGTACTTGCGCAGGTCCAGCGCGAAGAAGCGTGCGCCCCTGCGCGTCCAGAAGCCGGCGAGCTCGCGCTGGAAGAAATAGTCGGACCAGCCGTGCACGTAGAGCACGTCGACGTTCTCGAGGGCGCGGGTGCGGCTGAGCACCCGATCCAGCACCGGACGTCTGGTCGGCAGAGAGCGCACGAGGGTCGCCACCAGCGGACCCTCCTCGTCCACGCCGAGGTCGAGGTCGGTGCACTCGAAGCCGGGCCCGAGAACGTCTCCCCGCCACGCCGTCATGCCGCCAGTCTACGACCGCACCCCGCGCTGCCGCTCCGCGACCGCACCCGATGCCCTACGCGCGTCAGTAGGTGCTGCCTCGCGGCCGGTTTGGTGACAACTACTGACGCGCGAAGCACGGGACTGAGGCGGGAGTCGAGCGACGAAAGGCCAGGGGCGAGGGGGGGGGGACGAAGTGCGAGGGGGTGGGTGGGGGCGAGGGGCGGGGGACGAAGCGCGAGGGGGTGGGGACTCAGCGCAGCGCGATCTCGGCCGCAGTCGCCTGCACGCTCACGAGATGCGGAGACTCCTCGTTCTCGGCGAGCCGGTTGTCGACCTCCCCGAGTGCGCCGTTCAGGTCGACACGGTACTCCTCCTCGGGCAGGCGCAGCCCCAGCGCGCCGATCCTCGCGGTCGCGTCGACGCGCATCGGAGCGCTACCCGTGAGCATCACGTCGGCCTCGCCGGTCAGCACCTCGATGCTCGCCTCGTCGACGCCCTCGAGCTCTGCGCGAGCCTCCCCGACGCGCACCGCGAGGTCGAGCGAGCGAGCCGCCCCCGTGACCTGCAGGCTTCCCACGTTCACCTCGAGATCGAGCTCGTCGAAGCTCCCCTCGCCGCGCAGCTCGCCGCTCGCGAGCGAAATATCGGCGTCCAGCACTCCCGACTCGAGGAGGTCTCTCGGCAGGGCGAGCGTAACGCTCGCGGCGCCGGCGACGCCGCAGTCGAACAGACAGCCGCCGGTGCGCGCCGCGGAGGCGGGGTCCGGATGCTCGATCACGAGTTCGCCCTCATCCCGGTACATGGTCCACTCGCCGGCGAAGGCGCGGTCGTCGACCGTGAGCACGGCTTCCTCCCCGTCGCCGGGGACGAGAGCGAACGAGGTCGCGGCCACGTCGATCGAGAGGCTCTCGAGGCCCTCGAGATCCCACTCCTGGAGCTCGTACGCGACATCCGACGGCGCCGGCGCGAAGTCGATGTCGCCGACCCCCGCGACCGTGGGCACGACGGCCGGCGCCACCGCGCGCA
This window encodes:
- a CDS encoding DNA/RNA helicase, yielding MKLSRKRRRELRRLRNEAQELLDQQRVVLGHAGDVLQQAGRQARRLSDEHLAPRVDETLEAVRPAVDRGVASARRAADGVRRVTAPLVASALARTIRTLDELDNKDAAKQVRGFGERTGYLKPEKKGIGGVIALGLGIAAAAGVGYALWQAFRTDDELWVAPEN
- a CDS encoding NUDIX hydrolase; this translates as MDLRVAAYAVVERRGRILLTHWRRGHLHGWTLPGGGIEGGEDPRDAVVREVLEETGLEARVGKLLGVDSRVMVREEAPEGRDPELHTIRIVYRATVKEGPLRHEVGGSSDEARWVPIREIRSLRTLSLVQTGMRMAGISGRRPQNRQNGKPGNKQAKPRK
- a CDS encoding alpha/beta hydrolase, which gives rise to MTAWRGDVLGPGFECTDLDLGVDEEGPLVATLVRSLPTRRPVLDRVLSRTRALENVDVLYVHGWSDYFFQRELAGFWTRRGARFFALDLRKYGRSLREGQTAGYIEDLDDYHEEIDRALAVMAEDRSAEPRRLVLLGHSTGGLVLSLWAGAHPGRADALVLNSPWLEFQLASTGRQVLMPLINLGARFNPREVAPQLDYGFYTRAQREVGPQGDLALVDSAWRPERTHAVMHGWLRAILDGHARVNRGLGIDAPIEVLLSARFALPVRWSDDLTRADTVLEVDEVAKAALRLGSAVTVERIDGALHDVFLSREASRREAYARLERWLLGWQAGARVDGIVRAGGAAEMDRGSSATG
- a CDS encoding rhomboid family intramembrane serine protease — protein: MANGPGPAFGERVEYGPDDVCYRHPQVHSFTLCQRCGRTICPDCQVVSAVGVLCSECVKQTQPGAAQRAGRSARVTGRRIAALDTPITYGIMILCGIVFVAQTLSHYFGADEVTRTLWYAPLYSLPGSVLPPGLDFEPWRMVTSMFTHSTGFLFHILFNMYALWLFGRNLEQMIGRAAFLTLYLFAGVGGSLGVMFWGYAEPASVLTPTVGASGAIFGVLAATLVAYKAARVNITSLAVLIAINFGIGLIPGANISWQAHLGGMVVGAITMWLLLATRGPRRSTRRLIGLVGLGAVLVGRSFSYFVVLPSII
- a CDS encoding peptidylprolyl isomerase codes for the protein MSIHTSVATIHTNHGDIVLNLFGNHAPKTVKNFVDLAAKGFYDGVIFHRIIPNFMIQGGDPTGTGTGGPGYTFDDEIHPELVFSEPYQLAMANAGKRPDMTGRLAGTNGSQFFITTTAPDWLNGKHTIFGVVADDASKAVVDAISAVQTGAMDRPVDDVVISGVDVVEA